One genomic segment of Chryseobacterium phocaeense includes these proteins:
- the rpsT gene encoding 30S ribosomal protein S20 — protein MANHKSALKRIRQNEVRKVRNRYYHKTARTAMKVLRNEENKAAASEQLPKVIALLDKLAKKNIIHKNKAANLKSKLTKHVNKLA, from the coding sequence ATGGCAAATCATAAATCAGCATTAAAGAGAATTAGACAAAACGAAGTTAGAAAAGTTCGTAACAGATACTATCACAAAACTGCCAGAACAGCAATGAAAGTTTTGAGAAATGAGGAGAACAAAGCTGCTGCGTCAGAGCAACTGCCAAAAGTTATCGCTTTATTGGATAAATTAGCTAAGAAAAATATTATCCACAAAAACAAAGCGGCTAACTTGAAAAGCAAATTAACAAAGCACGTTAATAAATTA